A region from the Papio anubis isolate 15944 chromosome 6, Panubis1.0, whole genome shotgun sequence genome encodes:
- the MTRES1 gene encoding mitochondrial transcription rescue factor 1: MAMASVKLLAGVLRKPDAWIGLWGVLRGTPASYKLCTSWNRYLYFSSTKLRAPNYKTLFHNIFSLRLPGLLLSPEYIFPFSIRLKSNISSTKSTKKSLHKVDEEDSDEENDHDEMSEQEEELEDDPTVVKDYKDLEKAVQSFRYDVILKTGLDIGRNKVEDAFYKGQLRLNEEKLWKKSRTVKVGDTLDLLIGEDKEAGTETVMRILLKKVFEEKTESEKYRVVLRRWKSLKLPKKRTSK, encoded by the exons ATGGCTATGGCTAGTGTTAAATTGCTTGCTGGTGTTTTAAGAAAGCCAGATGCCTGGATTGGACTCTGGGGTGTTCTCCGAGGGACACCTGCGTCATACAAACTCTGTACTTCCTGGAATCGATACTTGTATTTTTCTAGTACCAAGTTACGTGCAccaaattataaaacacttttcCATAATATTTTCTCACTGAGACTCCCAGGACTTTTACTATctccagaatatatttttcctttttccataagACTCAAAAGTAATATAAGCTCTACAAAATCTACTAAAAAGTCTCTGCATAAAGTAGATGAAGAGGACTCTGATGAAGAAAACGATCATGACGAGATGAGTGAGCAGGAAGAGGAGCTTGAGGATGACCCTACTGTAGTCAAAGACTATAAAGACCTGGAAAAAGCAGTGCAGTCTTTTCGGTATGATGTTATCTTGAAGACGGGGCTAGATATTGGGAGAAA caaagTGGAAGATGCATTCTACAAAGGTCAACTCagactgaatgaggaaaaattatGGAAGAAAAGCAGAACG gtGAAAGTGGGAGATACATTGGATCTTCTCATTGGAGAGGATAAAGAAGCAGGAACAGAGACAGTTATGCGGATTCTCTTGAAAAAAGTGTTTGAAGAgaagactgaaagtgaaaaatacagaGTGGTGTTACGGCGGTGGAAAAGTTTAAAGTTGCCTAAGAAGAGAACATCTAAATAA
- the BEND3 gene encoding BEN domain-containing protein 3: MNSTEFTEDVEEVLKSITVKVETEAEDAALDCSVNSRTSEKHSVDSVLAALQDSSKRKQLVSDGLLDSVPGVKRRRLIPEALLAGMRNRENSSPCQGNGEQASRGRSLGSVWPGEEEPCNDATTPSYKKPLYGISHKIMEKKNPPSGDLLNVYELFEKANASNSPSSLRLLNEPQKRDSGSTGAGTDSDPNIYFLIQKMFYMLNTLTSNMSQLHSKVDLLSLEVSRIKKQVSPTEMVAKFQPPPEYQLTAAELKQIVDQSLSGGDLACRLLVQLFPELFSDVDFSRGCSACGFAAKRKLESLHLQLIRNYVEVYYPSVKDTAVWQAECLPQLNDFFSRFWAQREMEDSQPSGQVASFFEAEQVDPGHFLDNKDQEEALSLDRSSTIASDHVVDTQDLTEFLDEASSPGEFAVFLLHRLFPELFDHRKLGEQYSCYGDGGKQELDPQRLQIIRNYTEIYFPDMQEEEAWLQQCAQRINDELEGLGLDAGSEGDAPRDDCYDSSSLPDDISVVKVEDSFEGERPGRRSKKIWLVPIDFDKLEIPQPDFEVPGADCLLSKEQLRSIYESSLSIGNFASRLLVHLFPELFTHENLRKQYNCSGSLGKKQLDPSRIKLIRHYVQLLYPRAKNDRVWTLEFVGKLDERCRRRDTEQRRSYQQQRKVHVPGPECRDLTSYAINPERFREEFEGPPLPPERSSKDFCKIPLDELVVPSPDFPVPSPYLLSDKEVREIVQQSLSVGNFAARLLVRLFPELFTAENLRLQYNHSGACNKKQLDPTRLRLIRHYVEAVYPVEKMEEVWHYECIPSIDERCRRPNRKKCDILKKAKKVEK; this comes from the coding sequence GCTCTCCTAGCAGGCATGCGGAACCGTGAGAACAGCTCGCCCTGCCAAGGCAATGGCGAGCAGGCCAGCAGGGGCAGGAGCCTGGGCTCTGTGTGGCCAGGAGAGGAGGAGCCCTGCAACGATGCCACTACCCCTTCCTACAAGAAGCCTCTGTATGGCATCTCGCACAAGATCATGGAGAAGAAGAATCCTCCCTCAGGGGACCTGCTAAACGTGTACGAGCTCTTCGAGAAGGCAAACGCCAGCAACAGCCCCTCGTCGCTGCGGCTCCTGAATGAGCCACAGAAGCGGGACTCTGGCAGCACCGGGGCAGGCACTGACAGTGACCCCAACATCTACTTCCTGATCCAGAAAATGTTCTACATGCTCAACACCCTCACGTCCAACATGTCCCAGCTGCACAGCAAGGTGGACCTGCTGTCCCTGGAGGTGAGTCGCATCAAGAAGCAGGTGAGCCCCACTGAGATGGTGGCCAAATTCCAGCCGCCCCCTGAGTATCAGCTCACAGCTGCGGAGCTCAAGCAGATCGTGGACCAGAGCCTGTCGGGGGGGGACCTGGCCTGCCGCCTGCTGGTGCAGCTCTTCCCCGAGCTCTTCAGCGACGTGGACTTCTCCCGAGGCTGCAGTGCCTGCGGCTTTGCGGCCAAGCGCAAGCTGGAGTCGCTGCACCTGCAGCTCATCCGCAACTACGTGGAGGTCTACTACCCCTCGGTGAAGGACACGGCCGTGTGGCAGGCCGAGTGCCTGCCCCAGCTGAACGACTTCTTCAGCCGCTTCTGGGCCCAGCGGGAAATGGAGGACAGCCAGCCCAGTGGCCAGGTCGCCAGCTTCTTTGAGGCAGAGCAGGTGGACCCCGGCCACTTCCTGGACAACAAAGACCAGGAGGAGGCCCTGTCTCTGGACCGGAGCAGCACCATCGCCTCAGACCACGTGGTGGACACGCAGGACCTCACTGAGTTTCTGGATGAAGCCTCCTCACCAGGCGAGTTTGCCGTCTTCCTCCTCCACCGGCTCTTCCCCGAGCTTTTCGACCACCGCAAGCTGGGTGAACAGTACAGCTGCTACGGGGATGGTGGAAAGCAGGAGCTGGACCCCCAGCGGCTCCAGATCATCCGCAACTACACGGAGATCTACTTCCCCGACATGCAGGAGGAGGAGGCCTGGCTGCAGCAGTGCGCTCAGCGCATCAACGATGAGCTCGAGGGCCTAGGGCTGGACGCGGGCAGTGAAGGTGACGCCCCGCGCGATGACTGCTACGACTCCTCCAGTCTGCCCGACGACATCTCAGTGGTCAAGGTGGAGGACAGCTTCGAGGGTGAGCGGCCGGGGCGCCGCTCCAAGAAGATCTGGCTGGTGCCCATCGACTTCGACAAGTTAGAGATCCCCCAGCCCGACTTCGAGGTGCCCGGCGCCGACTGCCTGCTCAGCAAGGAGCAGCTGCGCAGCATCTACGAGAGCAGCCTGTCCATCGGCAACTTTGCCTCGCGCCTGCTGGTGCACCTGTTCCCCGAGCTCTTCACCCACGAGAACCTGCGCAAGCAGTACAACTGCAGCGGCTCCCTGGGCAAAAAGCAGCTGGACCCGTCCCGCATCAAGCTCATCCGTCACTACGTGCAGCTGCTCTACCCGCGCGCCAAAAACGACCGCGTCTGGACCCTGGAGTTCGTGGGCAAACTGGATGAGCGCTGCCGGCGCCGGGACACGGAGCAGAGGCGCTCCTACCAGCAGCAGCGCAAGGTCCACGTGCCAGGCCCTGAGTGCAGAGACCTGACCAGCTATGCAATCAACCCGGAGAGGTTCCGGGAGGAGTTTGAGGGGCCCCCCCTACCCCCCGAGAGGAGCAGCAAGGACTTTTGCAAGATCCCCTTGGACGAACTGGTGGTCCCCTCGCCTGACTTCCCGGTGCCTTCTCCTTACCTGCTGTCTGACAAGGAGGTGCGTGAGATCGTGCAGCAGAGCCTCTCCGTGGGCAACTTTGCCGCCCGGCTCCTCGTCCGCCTGTTTCCCGAACTCTTCACCGCGGAAAACCTCCGGCTGCAGTACAACCATTCCGGGGCTTGCAACAAGAAGCAGCTGGACCCCACGCGACTGCGGCTCATCCGCCACTACGTGGAAGCCGTCTACCCGGTGGAGAAGATGGAGGAGGTGTGGCACTACGAATGTATCCCCAGCATCGATGAGAGGTGCCGCCGCCCCAACAGGAAAAAATGCGACATCCTCAAGAAAGCGAAGAAAGTGGAGAAGTGA